Genomic DNA from Candidatus Methylacidiphilales bacterium:
TCCAACACGTCTTCGTCGAAGACGATGGCAACACCCCCACAATCCCCGCCACACCCACCAACCTCCAATCCACAACCCCCTCTGCCACACAAGTCAATCTCACCTGGAACGCTGTCCCCGGCGCCACACAATACGAAGTCAAACGCAACAACGTCCTCGTCGCCACAGTCACAACCAACAGCTACAACGACACCAACCTCATCCCACAAACCCAATACTGCTACACCGTCGCCGCAAAAAATACGGCCGGCACCTCCCCCGACTCTGCACCACACTGCGTCACCACACCCGCAGCCGTTCCACCCCCCACGCCCACGGGTCTCACGGCTACAGCACAAAATCACACAACTGTCATCATCACATGGACAGCCACTCCAGGCGCCGCTCACTACACCCTACGCCGCAACGGCAACATCATCGCCAGCAACCTCACAAACACAACCTTCACCGACACCGGTCTCTCACCCCTCACAACCTACTCATACACCCTCCAAGCACACAACATCTACGGCAACTCTGCTCAAACGGCTCCCGTCACCGTCACAACTCCCTCAGCCCCCATCAACTTCAACATGGATGGCCAATTCGAACACCCAAACTACCTCATCGCCGATAACGGCATGCGCCTCTATGCCGCCGTCCGTGGCACCAAACTTTACGTCGCCACTTGGGCCACAGGAGCCTCTCCAAGCTCAAACGATCACTTCATCTATATCTCCGACTCCCTACTCTCTTCAGCCACCACACCCGCAGTCTGGGCTAAAGCAGGACAAATTGCCATTCCACCCAACAAGCCTTACCTCGCCGGCGAGGGCACGAACAACTACCGTGCATGGTTCAATGCTGGCACCACACACCAAAGCGCTGAAGGCACTGGCCCACAAGCTCTAGAGGGAGTCATCGATCTGGTGGAGGCCTTCGGTCAAGTCCCGCAAAACCTTTACTTTGCAGCCGTTGCATACGGCAACCCCGACGGTGCCGGCATCGCAGCCCAAGTCCCAGCAGGAAACGGCAACAACAACCTCGAGCCAAACGAATGGCTCCACATGCCCACAGTAGCCTTACGCGACGAAAATGCAGATTTCATCTTTGATCGCCTCGATCCAGAGCGCGATTTCGTGATCCAACACACGATCACCGCATCCGGAAACCTCCAGCTCACCTTCAACACATTCCCCGGTCGCACCTACCAAGTCCAACACTCCCTAAATCTAACAACCTGGACCGACATAGGCACCCCCATCACAGCAGGCCCCGGAGAAATCACAAAAACCTTCACCCACACCGCTGCCGTCAACAACCATCAACGAAGCTTCTACCGCATACGCCTCAACCCATAAGCCTTCACAGCAACACCCTTGCCGCTTCAAAAAAACTGCGCTTGCATGAGCGTGCCCCATAAGCCGACTCTTGCGAGTCTTATTCAAGAAGGAGCTGAAAGATTAAGCTCTGTCCAGGGCATAGAAAACCCACGACTCGAAGCAGAGACCCTCGCAGCCCATATCCTCGGCATATCACGCATGACTCTGCTTGCGCAGCTCTGTCATCTTGCAATTTCCGATTCAGACCAAGAACGTTTTCTTCAATTCATCGAGAAGCGCGCCGCAGGAGAACCGATCGCTTACATCACACAGCAAGCTCAGTTTCTCCATCACACACTTTACGTCGATCCAGCCGTTCTGATTCCTCGGCCGGACACAGAGTTACTCTTTGAGACAGCCGCATCACTCTTCGATCCAAATCAAGGCTCATGGCTAGATGTAGGCACGGGCTCAGGTGCCATTGCCATAGCCGCGGCAGACCGTTTCCCAAATGCTAAAATCTATGCCACAGACATCTCTGCAGCAGCACTTTCCGTCGCTCATCGCAACGCCTGCAACTACCCACAGATCACCTTTTTTCAGGCTGATTTACTCCAAGGCCTTCCCCTCACCGAGTGGAAACCTTATCTTGTTACCGCCAATCTTCCTTACCTTCCAAGTGAAGATTTATCGCGCCTCGCCCCACATGTGCAGCGAGAACCCCGACTGGCACTCGACGGAGGACACGATGGCCTAGAGATCATCCGCCGCTTCATATCACAAGCCTCTACAGTAGCCATTCCCGTGCTTGCATTAGAAATTGGTGACGGGCAGGATGAGCCCGTGTTGGCACTCATGCAGACCCACAACTATCAACCAATCCACAGACTCAGTTTCCTCGTCGGTCCGACTCGCGTAATTACGGCAGCCCACAGCTCCTCAATTTCTATCCATGGATAAATTTATCATCGAAGGTGGCCACAGACTTCAAGGTTCTCTCACCGTAAGTGGATCGAAAAACTCTGCTCTACCAATCCTAGCCGCGACACTTCTGACTCGAGAACGTTGCGTGATCCACCGCGTGCCCAATCTCTCGGACACCCGCCACATGCTCGAGTTACTTCGTTATCTCGGCGCTGAAGTCTATTACGAACAGGGCACCGTCATCGTCCGCGCTGAGACAATCCATGCACAAGCACCTTACGATCTCGTCCGAAAAATGCGCGCTTCGATTTGTATTCTGGGCCCACTTCTTGCGCGCTGTGGATACGCCCAAGTCTCGCTTCCTGGCGGATGCGTGATCGGAGACCGACCGATTGATATCCATCTTCATGGGCTGAGAGCGCTTGGCGCTACAATCACCACAGAATCGGGCAATATCCATGCATCAGCTACGCGGCTTGTAGGGCAAGAAATCTTTATGGGAGGAAAGTTTGGCTCCACAGTCCTCGGCACGGACAACGTCATGATGGCGGCCACGCGAGCCGATGGGACGACGATCATCGAAAACGCAGCTTGCGAACCCGAAGTAGTCGATCTTGCACAAGTCCTCTGCAAAATGGGCGCATCCATACAAGGAGCAGGCACACGCCGAATCGAAATCCAAGGCGCTCGCGAACTACACGGCTTTGAACACACCATCATCCCAGATCGAATCGAAGCTGGCACATTTATGGTAGCCGCCGCCATTACGCGCTCCGCTATCCAAATCCGCGGCGTCTGCCGCAGTCACATGCAAGCCATCCTCTCACAACTTGAAGCCTGTGGAGTCCGATTTAGTGCGGAAGGACAGACTCTGAGCCTCTCCGTCCCTGAGAAACTTAATGCGCTCGAAATTGCTACAGACACCTATCCAGGCTTCCCAACCGACATGCAAGCGCAGTTTTGTGCCCTTCTCTCGATCACTTCAGGGATCAGCGTCGTCACAGACAAAATCTTCCCTAACCGCTTCATGCACATCAGCGAGCTCAAACGCATGGGCGCACAAGCCGATCTACAAGGCAACACAGTGATCATCAAAGGCGTTCCCTACCTTTCCGGAGCGCCAGTGATGGCATCGGATCTGCGTGCCTCGGCTGCACTGGTTCTCGCTGGGCTTGCAGCCAAAGGCAATACAGAAGTGTTGCGGGTCTATCACATCGATCGAGGCTATGAACGGATCGATGAAAAATTGCGAGCGGTCGGAGCCGTCATTAAGCGTGTCCCTCAATAAATTTCTAGACCATATGCCACGCACTGTCATCTACCCAGGGACCTTCGATCCGATTACTTACGGGCATCTCGACGTCATCGAGCGAGCGGCACAACTCTTCGATCACGTCCACATCGCCGTAGCAATCCACACGCCTAAGACGACGCTCTTCAATACAGAAGAACGATGCGCTTTGATCGCGGCCAGCTTAAAGGA
This window encodes:
- the prmC gene encoding peptide chain release factor N(5)-glutamine methyltransferase — translated: MSVPHKPTLASLIQEGAERLSSVQGIENPRLEAETLAAHILGISRMTLLAQLCHLAISDSDQERFLQFIEKRAAGEPIAYITQQAQFLHHTLYVDPAVLIPRPDTELLFETAASLFDPNQGSWLDVGTGSGAIAIAAADRFPNAKIYATDISAAALSVAHRNACNYPQITFFQADLLQGLPLTEWKPYLVTANLPYLPSEDLSRLAPHVQREPRLALDGGHDGLEIIRRFISQASTVAIPVLALEIGDGQDEPVLALMQTHNYQPIHRLSFLVGPTRVITAAHSSSISIHG
- the murA gene encoding UDP-N-acetylglucosamine 1-carboxyvinyltransferase, with the translated sequence MDKFIIEGGHRLQGSLTVSGSKNSALPILAATLLTRERCVIHRVPNLSDTRHMLELLRYLGAEVYYEQGTVIVRAETIHAQAPYDLVRKMRASICILGPLLARCGYAQVSLPGGCVIGDRPIDIHLHGLRALGATITTESGNIHASATRLVGQEIFMGGKFGSTVLGTDNVMMAATRADGTTIIENAACEPEVVDLAQVLCKMGASIQGAGTRRIEIQGARELHGFEHTIIPDRIEAGTFMVAAAITRSAIQIRGVCRSHMQAILSQLEACGVRFSAEGQTLSLSVPEKLNALEIATDTYPGFPTDMQAQFCALLSITSGISVVTDKIFPNRFMHISELKRMGAQADLQGNTVIIKGVPYLSGAPVMASDLRASAALVLAGLAAKGNTEVLRVYHIDRGYERIDEKLRAVGAVIKRVPQ